The sequence GATATCCACGTGTAGGATGCTTATTCTCTTTGCATTAAGCATCTCAACGGCAACCTTGGCCCCGGCCCTTCCCTGCACCTGGCCTACAAAGGACTGCCTGAAAATGTAGTCTCCAGTCCTGGTAATATCTGGATGTATTGCATAGGACGAAATCATTGGAATCTTTGCATCCTGATAGATTTTGGCCGACGCCCTGGTAGTACCGCTGTAGGAACCGCTCACAACAGCCACAACGCCGTCCTTTGTTGTCAGCTTCTGGGCTATGCTCACAGCCTGTTTTGTATCAAGGCCGTCGTCATAGTCCACCAGCACCACTTCCCGGCCGTTAATACCTCCGGCCTCATTGATTTTCTCCACCGCCAGTTTGGCGGCATTCAGCACGCTCTCTCCATCGGCAGCAGCCGGCCCCGTAACGGGTGCAAAGAAGCCTATCTTAACAGGTCCTTTTTCCTCTTCTTTAGCAGGCTCCTGACCGCTGCAGCCGAATGTGAGTAAGGTTAAGGTGAGAACCAGGAAAAATACAATGACCTTCCCTACCTGTTTACAAACCATCATGATACCCCCTTGATTTATAGAATATTTTGATAATAAGTAATTGGTACTACATTTCGACACGGTTCCCTCCTTAACCTCTATACTTATTTGCTAATTATAGCACTTTCATGCTTTTTTCCCCTCTCGAAACCGGTTGGGGCTCTTGCCTACCACCCTTTTGAAAATCCTGCTGAAATAATTGGGGTCCCTGTACCCTACAAGATAACTTATCCGGGAAACGGACATATCCGTAGTCATAAGGAGCTTTTGGGCCTCCCTTATCCTTATCTGTATCAGGTAGGTAGAAAAGCTGGTGCCCGTTACTTCTTTGAAAATGTGGCTTAGATAATAAGGGCTTATATTTACATAACCCGATACGTCATCAAGGGATATATCCCTGTGGTAGTTTTTTTCTATGTATTCCCTGGCCCTGCTTACCAGTTTTACCGCATTATCCTGCTGCCTCTCCTTTATGGCATCCAGTATCTCCGAAATGACATCCAGCAGCCAGTTCAGCATTTCATCTAAAGTGCTCTGCCGTTCAATTTCATCTCCTACCCGCACTTTAAGAGAAAGCATCAATTCGGAATCTGCTCCCAGCTCTACGGCGGTTCTGGAAGCAACCGTCAGCATCTCCAGCATCCTGACCCTGAATACATCCGGATGTATCCTGTTCCGGGCTCTAACATAACGAAAGAGTTCCCTGATAGAGCGAAAAACTTCATGGAACTCATTTTTCCTCAAGCCCTGCACCATTTTTGTTTCGTTTTCTATAAAAAGCCTTATATTGCCTTCATCGGCAGTACTCAGATCATCATGGTGAATTACAGCTCCGTTACCGGTATAGAATTTATATTTTAATGCACGGCAGGCTTCCTTATAAGATTTATTAAGATTCCTGACATCCCTGTAGTTGTTTCCGATGCCTATTGAGACGGTAAATTCCAGTTCCTTTTCGAGAACCACCTTTATGTAGCGGGCATATCGCTTTGAAAGAACTACCTGTTTTTTCTTATCCTCTTCCAGAACTACGGGCAGTAAAACAGCGATTTCCCTCTCACCGGCTATGGCCATGCCTATGCTGTTTCTACCCAGGATGGCTATCAGACCGTCGCTGGCATTGTTAATATGCCGCCTGAGCTCTCTGTAAGCTCTATTTCTCATCTTTATAAACCGTTCCCTATCGGTGTTTTGACCTATTACCCCGTCCACCTGGACAACGAATACAACTGTAGGGAAATGCACGATATCCAGGACCCTCTTATACCTTTCGGCCTCTGATAAGCTCGTTATATTATCGTAAATTACGTTGTATACAAATTCCCTCCGTATCATCTCCCGCGCCGTTTCCAGGCTTTTCCCGGGAAATCCCGTTATGTCAAAATTGAGGAATTTGTTTTTCATATTAATTACCTTCTTTGTATGCCCACCGCCAACACCTTATGAACATCTTACAAACCCCCCCTGAAACCATAAAGCCCCTTTAAATTAAAGCCGGTCACAGCTCCATGGGTTTTCTGCCATAGTGCCGGGTCATCTGTTGCTGGAGCTGCTGCCCCTCTTCCTGTTCTCCCTGTAGAAGTAATAGGTTACGGCTGCTATAATTCCGCCGTATACAGGCAGGGCATCCGCGACTTCAAAATCTACATCCTTCCCGGAAATCTGACCGCCCAGCCTTCCTGTCAACCTCCCCGTATCGGGGTCAAAGCTGAGGTTTATATCGAATCCCACCAGACCACCGCCGCATCGGCCCGTAATCCTTTCAGCACACGACAGTGTTATATCATTTCCCACAACACTTCCGCCCAAACGGCCGCGGGCGAAGTTTTCACCTACTTCCACCTTTAAGTCCTTGCCGATGATGGAACCGCCGATTCTGCCCTCAAGAAACCGTCCTTCAGGATCCCTTTTCAAATTTATATCGGCCCCTATTAATGAGCCTCCTAACCTGCCGAAGATCCCATCCGCATCTACCCGGCATTCAACACTGTATCCCCCGATCATTCCTCCAACCCTACCTCTTATGGTTCCCATGCAAACACTCCTCTCTCTTTTCATATACTTTTCGCCAGACTTACACAAGAATCCCCGCAGCAGTTTTTCCAGGGCAACTGTTTAATCCTCTGAAATTACAAGTTTAACCTTATCCCAAACCCCGCCCTTATCAACAAGGAGCAAAATCCGCAGCATTATCCAGTCATATCCTCTAAAACTTCGGTAACGGCACTGTATGTAAACTCGTCCAGCTTATCCTTGATTGATTCTAACTCTTTTAATACTTCCAGGGCTTCGGGCTTCCTGCCCAGGTTTTCTAAAAAGAGGGCATAACGATACCGCCCGAAGTACCATTCCGGCATATCCTTAAAAATGGATTCAAATTCTCTTTCGGCCTCATCAACTTTACCCTGTCTTGCCAACAAATCTGCTCTGTCACAGCGCAGACAGCCTATTTCATCTTCATCCCTTGACAGACTTAAAAGTTTATCTATCACTTCCAGCCCTTCTCCCGCAAGCTCTTTATGGTTCTGGCACAAAAACAGCATGTCTGAATAGGCATTTTTTATCAACCCCTCTTTTCCCAGGCTCTCAGCAAGGGCTATGTTCTCTTTCAATGCCATCCTGGCCCCATCCAGGTCACCGTTTTCTTCTAGAAAAGCAGATATATGGACTCTGTTTTCCAGCAATAAAACAGGGTCGCCGGCCGAAGCAGCCTTAAGGTAATCCAGTGTTGCATAATGGCCAGATCCTAAAACAAGTTTTTCATCAACCTTTTTTTCGGGATTTACATTACTTTGCAGAGGCTTAAGGTTTCGAAATTTGTCTATACAGCAGTGCTTAAATTTCTTTCCACTGCCGCACGGACAGGGATCATTTCTTCCGACCCTCTTTAGTTTTGTTCCTAATAGGGCCAGCTGTCTTGAATAATCTTCCGTATTAAAGGGTTTACGCTCCTTTAAAGTCTCAAACATATAAGGGACAAACAGTGAAACTATTGTCATTCGAGCAGCATGACGTGTCATACCGTTTTTCATCAACCTCTCAAAGGCAGACCTGGCCTCCGGTGGATCGTTTTTTATTATCTGGTGCTCAACTATGGATTCTAGCAGGATGTGTAAAACAGGATTTATCCCGTTTATTTCAATAGGGCTTTTCAATATAGGCCGTCGTTCCCATAATAACCTGAGGTCAGGATGGTCTTCAAGCACTGTTTCTATTGCCTCCTCCTCTGTAAATTGATTCAGTTCCTCAAATTCACCTATCATTATATTTCCCCTCCGCCTCGTTTCATAGTAAACCCCGCTATCCTATGTCACCATCTCCTCATCTCCATATTAACAGTTTTTGTCCCGTGTGTAAAGGGAATACAGGATCGAACAATATCCTATGGGTATTTTAAACCATATACCGCATTGCATTAAGGAAAATAAGGTAAATGCAAATAAAACAGCCCGCAGGAATTGTCTCCTTTGGACAAAAACCTTAAGATCATATATAATTAAGGTTGTAAAGCTGTTGTTCTTTTTTGGAAAATGCAGGAGAATCAGAGTTAACCTATATAGAGGTGATAGAAATGAAGCTCAGACTCGGCCTGCTGGGGGCTCAGGATTCCGTTAGAAAAATGAAAGAGGTTGCAGAAGAATATAGTGATAGGGCAGATTTTGTTTACCTCCCCTATAAAAACAAATCGGAGACCGTCAGGCTTGTGCAGGAGAATATGGATAATGTCGACGTATTTGTTTTTTCGGGTAAGGTTCCTTACAATATTGCAACAAAAAATCTAGACATACCGAAGCCGTGCCTTTACGTTCCCCACACCGGGACATGCATATATAAGGTTCTGTGGAAGATTAAAGAAGACGGAATCCCTATTACCGGTATTAGCTTTGATACCATTGAAAAAAGAGAAATAGAAGAAACCCTTGAAGAATTAGGCATCGAGATGAATCAGATATATACTAATGTGTACGAAGGTGATATAGATTATGATGAACTGGCAGAGTATCATTACGATCTGTGGCGGGAAGGTAAGACAACCGCTGCTGTAACCTGTCTTTTTACTACATTTGCAAAGTTAAAGAAATTCGGCGTCCCTGTCTACAGGGCTACAATAACGAAATCTCTGATAAGAAGGACCATCGATAACGCTATCTACGAAGGAACAGGAAAAAGGTTAAAGGCTAATCAAATTGCGGTGCTTATAGCGGATATTGATAACTTTTCAAAGATAATAAAGAATTATGTTTCTGAATACGAAATTCAAAGGCTTAAAATCAGACTTCACGAAATACTGCTGAACTACGCCCAATCCGTACAGGGAGCACTTTTCTCCTTCGGCGGTGATGAATACCTGATATTTACCACCAGAGGCGCTCTTGAACACATCACAGGCGGGTATAAAGCAACCCCTTTGCTTAAGAGTGTAAAAGACAACCTGGAAATTGAACTAAGCTGCGGCATCGGTTTCGGGAAAACCGCCTATGAAGCAGAAGTAAATGCAAGAATCGGTCTGCAGTATGCAAAGGACAGGGGTGGAGGCTGTGCCTTCCTGGTTAGTGATGAAAGGCATATAATGGGGCCCATAGGTGCGGAAAACTCCCTCACATACTCCATCTGTAATAATAACAGGGATATCCTTGAACTGTCGGAAAAAATCGGAATAAGTTCCGTTTATATAAGCAAGCTGCGCTCAATAATGAATGAAATAGGAGAAAACACCATAAACTCAAAGGATATGGCATATTATCTCAATATTACGGAAAGAAGCTCAAGAAGGATATTAGGTCTTCTTTGCGAATCAGGTTATGCTGATGAAGTAGGAGAGGAAAAGGCAAGTAACCGGGGCAGGCCCCGGAAGGTATACAGGTTAAAACTATAAAATTTCGAGAAAAAACACCCACGGGTGTTTTTTTTTATTAAAAGTTTTTTCGCCGGAAGGATTTTTTAAAGATATATAGAATATATAATTAAGGAAATTTCCTAAAATAGACCGAAAATATTATAAATCACCTGCAAATACCGGCCGGGAAGAAGAATGTAGGGCTGATTAGGTTGAGCAAAGGAGAAGGATACAATGAACAAAAGGATTAAAGAGCTGATCAACAAGTACAGCAATTTAGTAGTTGAATACAGGAGGGACATACATAAACACCCAGAGCTTTCCCGCATGGAAACAAGGACCGCTGCACTGGTTGCTGATGTGCTGGAAGGCTTGAATATCAAAACTTTGCTTAATGTCGGGGGAACAGGTGTGGTAGGAATTTTAGAAGGAAATAGCAATAACAGGGTTATAGCCCTCAGAGCAGATATGGACGCCCTTCCTATTCAGGAGAAAACGGGGCTTCCCTTTTCTTCGGTAAATGAGGGGGTCATGCACGCCTGCGGCCATGATATGCACACTGCAATACTGCTCGGATGTGCTCATGTGCTTTCTGAATTGAAGGAACAAATTAACGGCACGGTAAAATTTGTTTTTCAGCCTGCCGAAGAAGACAATCCAACGGGTGGGGCCCCCGGTATGATTAAGGAGGGAGTACTCGAAAATCCGAAGGTGGATGCTATAGTATCCCTTCATGTATGGCCGAAACTTGAGACGGGATATGCAGGCATTAAAGCGGGCCCAATGACGGCGTCATCAGACCGAATATTCATTACTATAAAGGGCAAGAGCAGCCACGGATCGGCCCCTGAAGAAGGGATAGACGCGGTTGTAATTGCCGCAAATGTAATTTCCGCTCTGCAGACGATAGTGTCCAGAAACATAGGGCCTCTCGAATCATCGGTTATATCAATCGGTAAATTGAATGGGGGTTACAGATACAACATAATCGCCGACAGAATCGATATGGAAGGGACCGTTAGGAACCTCGACCCTAAAATAAGGAATTCCATGCCCGAGCGCATAGAAAAGCTGGTTAAAGGCATCACGGAAGCCATGGGAGGCGGTTACGAATTCAAATATGTAAAGGGCTACCCGCCTACCGTAAATGAAAAGAATCTCACAAAGATCGTATATTCCGCAATGAGGAAGGTCCTGAACGAGAAGGCCGTCATCCCCGAAAGGGCAAGCCTGGGCGGCGAAGATTTTGCCTTCTTCTCCGAAAAACTTCCGTCAGCCTATATATGGCTCGGCTGCAGGCCCAGCGGGCTCTCCGTCGAAGAAACCCCTCCCCTTCACAACAACCGGTTCAATCCCGATGAGAAAGCCCTCACCATCGGTATGGAAATACTGATCAGCACCGTTTTTGAATACTTAAGTGGATAAAAGCGGTTAAAAAATTAATTAAAAAGCCGCGGGAGGTTGATGTAATGCATGAAAAAGAGCTGATTGATTCCGTAAACAGACTGGAGGATAAAGTAGTTGCTTACAGAAGGGACTTTCATAAATATGCTGAATCTGGTTGGACCGAATTCAGGACTACTTCCATTATTGCCGAAACCCTGCAGAAATTAGGATTTGAAGTCAGATTGGGCAGAGACATAATAGATCCCGATTCTGCAATGGGAAGGCCCCATAGCGATATCATAAAAAAGCATATGGAAAGGGCAGTTCAACAGGGCGGGAACAGAGAGATAATAGATAAAACAGAAGGATATACCGGTGTTGTGGGCATCCTGGACACCGGAGTAAAGGGCCCCACTACCGCTTTTAGGTTTGACATTGATGCAAATGATGCCTTCGAAGCGGAGGACGATACCCACAGGCCCTTCAGGGAAGGTTTCAGTTCGGTAAACCCCGGTGCCATGCATGCATGCGGGCATGACGGCCACACTGCCGTCGGTTTGGCCCTTGCAGAACTAATTGTTAATCATCTGGATATCTTAAAAGGCAAAATCAAGCTCATATTTCAACCGGCGGAAGAGGGCGTAAGGGGCGCAAAGGCCATGGTAAAAAGAGGTGTCCTGGATGACGTTGATTACTTCCTGTCGGGACATATAGGTTTCGGCCTTGAAACAAACACTATCTGCCCTGCCGTCAGCGGTTTTTTATCAACCACAAAGATTGATGTCGATTACAGGGGAAAAGGCGCCCATGCAGGGGCAAATCCCGAAAAAGGGAACAATGTCCTTCTGGCAGCGGCCTGTGCAGTAATGAATATACACAGCATTCCTCCCCATTCCGGAGGAATTACCAGGGTAAACGTCGGGGTGCTGAACAGCGGTGTGGGCAGGAATGTAGTCCCACCGAATGCATTCATGAAAATTGAGACTAGAGGCGAAAATTCCGAGCTTAACAGTTATGTCTATGATAAAACCGTAAAAATCCTTAAAAATGCCGCCGACATGTACGGTGTCGATTGCCGGATTGAAAAGGTAGGCGAATCGATAACAGTAAAATGTGATGACGAACTGGCTGAAATCGTAAGAAGCGAAGTCTTAAAACTGCCTTTCCTTAAGATTATAGAAGACAGGTCATTGGGAGGCAGTGAGGATGCAGCCTTTATGATTGAAAGGGTGCATCAGCGAAACGGCAGAGGGTGCTATATCCTTTTCGGCTCGGCAGTAGCGGCGGGCCATCATAATGAAAAATTCGATTTTGACGAAAAGGTTCTCGTGAATGCCCTTCTCGTTTACACGAAATTGCTGATGAGGCTGAATAACCGGAAGGGGGATT is a genomic window of Koleobacter methoxysyntrophicus containing:
- a CDS encoding GTP cyclohydrolase IIa, producing MENAGESELTYIEVIEMKLRLGLLGAQDSVRKMKEVAEEYSDRADFVYLPYKNKSETVRLVQENMDNVDVFVFSGKVPYNIATKNLDIPKPCLYVPHTGTCIYKVLWKIKEDGIPITGISFDTIEKREIEETLEELGIEMNQIYTNVYEGDIDYDELAEYHYDLWREGKTTAAVTCLFTTFAKLKKFGVPVYRATITKSLIRRTIDNAIYEGTGKRLKANQIAVLIADIDNFSKIIKNYVSEYEIQRLKIRLHEILLNYAQSVQGALFSFGGDEYLIFTTRGALEHITGGYKATPLLKSVKDNLEIELSCGIGFGKTAYEAEVNARIGLQYAKDRGGGCAFLVSDERHIMGPIGAENSLTYSICNNNRDILELSEKIGISSVYISKLRSIMNEIGENTINSKDMAYYLNITERSSRRILGLLCESGYADEVGEEKASNRGRPRKVYRLKL
- a CDS encoding amidohydrolase gives rise to the protein MHEKELIDSVNRLEDKVVAYRRDFHKYAESGWTEFRTTSIIAETLQKLGFEVRLGRDIIDPDSAMGRPHSDIIKKHMERAVQQGGNREIIDKTEGYTGVVGILDTGVKGPTTAFRFDIDANDAFEAEDDTHRPFREGFSSVNPGAMHACGHDGHTAVGLALAELIVNHLDILKGKIKLIFQPAEEGVRGAKAMVKRGVLDDVDYFLSGHIGFGLETNTICPAVSGFLSTTKIDVDYRGKGAHAGANPEKGNNVLLAAACAVMNIHSIPPHSGGITRVNVGVLNSGVGRNVVPPNAFMKIETRGENSELNSYVYDKTVKILKNAADMYGVDCRIEKVGESITVKCDDELAEIVRSEVLKLPFLKIIEDRSLGGSEDAAFMIERVHQRNGRGCYILFGSAVAAGHHNEKFDFDEKVLVNALLVYTKLLMRLNNRKGD
- a CDS encoding M20 metallopeptidase family protein: MNKRIKELINKYSNLVVEYRRDIHKHPELSRMETRTAALVADVLEGLNIKTLLNVGGTGVVGILEGNSNNRVIALRADMDALPIQEKTGLPFSSVNEGVMHACGHDMHTAILLGCAHVLSELKEQINGTVKFVFQPAEEDNPTGGAPGMIKEGVLENPKVDAIVSLHVWPKLETGYAGIKAGPMTASSDRIFITIKGKSSHGSAPEEGIDAVVIAANVISALQTIVSRNIGPLESSVISIGKLNGGYRYNIIADRIDMEGTVRNLDPKIRNSMPERIEKLVKGITEAMGGGYEFKYVKGYPPTVNEKNLTKIVYSAMRKVLNEKAVIPERASLGGEDFAFFSEKLPSAYIWLGCRPSGLSVEETPPLHNNRFNPDEKALTIGMEILISTVFEYLSG
- a CDS encoding helix-turn-helix domain-containing protein, giving the protein MKNKFLNFDITGFPGKSLETAREMIRREFVYNVIYDNITSLSEAERYKRVLDIVHFPTVVFVVQVDGVIGQNTDRERFIKMRNRAYRELRRHINNASDGLIAILGRNSIGMAIAGEREIAVLLPVVLEEDKKKQVVLSKRYARYIKVVLEKELEFTVSIGIGNNYRDVRNLNKSYKEACRALKYKFYTGNGAVIHHDDLSTADEGNIRLFIENETKMVQGLRKNEFHEVFRSIRELFRYVRARNRIHPDVFRVRMLEMLTVASRTAVELGADSELMLSLKVRVGDEIERQSTLDEMLNWLLDVISEILDAIKERQQDNAVKLVSRAREYIEKNYHRDISLDDVSGYVNISPYYLSHIFKEVTGTSFSTYLIQIRIREAQKLLMTTDMSVSRISYLVGYRDPNYFSRIFKRVVGKSPNRFREGKKA
- a CDS encoding DUF1841 family protein; amino-acid sequence: MIGEFEELNQFTEEEAIETVLEDHPDLRLLWERRPILKSPIEINGINPVLHILLESIVEHQIIKNDPPEARSAFERLMKNGMTRHAARMTIVSLFVPYMFETLKERKPFNTEDYSRQLALLGTKLKRVGRNDPCPCGSGKKFKHCCIDKFRNLKPLQSNVNPEKKVDEKLVLGSGHYATLDYLKAASAGDPVLLLENRVHISAFLEENGDLDGARMALKENIALAESLGKEGLIKNAYSDMLFLCQNHKELAGEGLEVIDKLLSLSRDEDEIGCLRCDRADLLARQGKVDEAEREFESIFKDMPEWYFGRYRYALFLENLGRKPEALEVLKELESIKDKLDEFTYSAVTEVLEDMTG